From a single bacterium genomic region:
- the nadB gene encoding L-aspartate oxidase, translated as MKFSTKSVVIIGSGIAGLYSAIKLSEKTDKEILLVTKANLRESNSRYAQGGIVGILPENLKDSVDLHVQDTVDAGAGLTDLEVARFISEKSWEAIDDLIKYGVEFDKNKENKIELTLEAAHSVNRILHSGGDATGKSIELALSDKAENTQNITIYQGTQAVDLLIDSDKKCRGVILYNSKNGEYEIVYSSVVVIATGGAGQVYSNTTNPEIATGDGISLAYRARAVMQDMEFVQFHPTALNVEENGSRFLISESVRGEGARLKNADGEFFTQNYDKRGDLAPRDVVTRAIFFEMQEKGYSNVLLDTSYIPKEKLIERFPNIIRVCKENNIDILENPIPVSPAAHYLMGGIKISMGGKTSIPGLFAVGEASCSSFHGANRLASNSLLECVVVAGEMVKQLSEQTLEIELTHDCKINCLISQYEKQFFDYKPDISVFTKKLKETMWNNAGIVRNEKALTQALKEINELKLEFNQEYKCRNIDEYEFRSLLTVAGLIVKSAIARKESRGAHFREDYTETSQNAYHSYISKEMYEVTMKCCNQSQKGC; from the coding sequence ATGAAATTTTCTACTAAATCAGTTGTAATAATAGGAAGCGGAATTGCAGGATTGTATTCTGCAATAAAACTCTCTGAAAAAACGGATAAAGAAATTCTTCTTGTTACAAAAGCAAATCTTAGAGAAAGTAATTCCCGCTACGCACAGGGTGGAATTGTAGGGATTTTGCCCGAGAATTTAAAGGATTCTGTTGATCTTCATGTTCAGGATACGGTTGATGCGGGAGCAGGTCTTACGGATTTAGAAGTGGCGAGGTTTATTTCCGAAAAGAGTTGGGAAGCCATAGATGATTTGATAAAATACGGTGTTGAGTTTGATAAAAATAAAGAAAATAAAATCGAATTAACGCTTGAAGCCGCTCACAGTGTAAATAGAATTTTGCATTCCGGTGGCGATGCCACAGGAAAGAGCATTGAGCTTGCACTTTCCGACAAAGCAGAAAATACCCAAAATATAACGATTTATCAGGGAACACAGGCTGTAGACCTTTTAATTGATTCTGATAAAAAATGCCGCGGTGTCATACTGTATAATTCAAAAAACGGTGAATATGAAATTGTTTACTCTTCTGTTGTTGTTATTGCAACCGGCGGCGCGGGGCAGGTTTACAGTAATACAACAAATCCCGAAATAGCAACCGGTGACGGGATTTCTCTTGCTTACAGGGCAAGAGCTGTTATGCAGGACATGGAGTTTGTTCAGTTCCACCCTACAGCATTAAATGTTGAAGAAAACGGTTCGAGGTTTTTGATTTCCGAGTCTGTAAGGGGAGAAGGTGCAAGGCTTAAAAACGCTGACGGAGAATTTTTTACTCAAAATTACGATAAAAGAGGAGATTTAGCGCCTCGAGATGTTGTAACCCGTGCAATTTTCTTTGAAATGCAAGAAAAAGGCTATTCTAATGTACTTCTTGATACTTCTTATATCCCGAAAGAAAAGCTTATTGAAAGATTTCCGAATATTATAAGAGTTTGCAAAGAGAACAATATTGATATTCTGGAGAACCCTATCCCTGTTTCGCCTGCGGCTCATTACCTAATGGGTGGAATTAAAATATCAATGGGCGGAAAAACTTCAATTCCGGGGCTTTTTGCTGTTGGGGAAGCAAGTTGTTCTTCTTTTCACGGAGCAAACAGGCTTGCAAGCAATTCGTTACTCGAATGTGTTGTTGTGGCCGGAGAAATGGTAAAACAACTTTCGGAGCAAACTCTTGAGATTGAGTTGACGCATGATTGCAAAATAAATTGTCTTATTTCACAGTATGAAAAACAATTTTTTGATTATAAGCCTGATATTTCAGTTTTTACGAAAAAACTTAAAGAAACAATGTGGAATAATGCAGGAATTGTGAGGAACGAAAAAGCTCTTACACAGGCTTTAAAAGAGATTAATGAGTTAAAGCTCGAGTTTAATCAGGAATATAAATGCAGAAATATTGACGAATACGAATTCAGAAGTCTTTTAACAGTGGCAGGGTTGATAGTTAAATCTGCAATAGCAAGAAAAGAAAGCAGGGGAGCGCACTTTAGAGAAGATTATACTGAAACTTCACAAAATGCTTATCATAGTTATATTTCTAAAGAAATGTATGAAGTAACAATGAAGTGTTGTAATCAAAGTCAAAAAGGATGCTAA
- the nadC gene encoding carboxylating nicotinate-nucleotide diphosphorylase codes for MDNFVVYDLVRQALKEDIGHGDLTTNSFISSDKIIEAKFNSREEGVLAGLPVVKSIFKMLDENIEFTSILNDGDKIVKGQDIAVVKGKARAILTGERVALNFIQRMSAIATKTNQFQEAIKPYKAKISDTRKSCPNFRIFEKYSVKAGGGFPHRFGLYDAVMIKDNHIKAAGSIKEAVKTAKQNVPHTIKIEVETENFAQIIEAVDSGADIIMFDNMSVEEMKKGVEFVNGRSITEASGTINLETINLIASSGVDYISTSAITAKAGILDIGLDV; via the coding sequence CTGGATAATTTTGTTGTTTATGACCTTGTAAGACAGGCTCTCAAAGAAGATATAGGACATGGGGATTTAACCACGAATTCTTTTATCAGTTCTGACAAAATCATTGAAGCAAAATTTAATTCCAGAGAAGAAGGCGTTTTAGCAGGTTTGCCAGTTGTAAAAAGTATCTTCAAAATGCTTGATGAAAATATTGAATTTACTTCTATTTTAAATGACGGGGATAAAATAGTTAAAGGGCAGGATATAGCTGTTGTAAAAGGCAAAGCACGAGCTATTCTCACAGGAGAAAGAGTTGCTTTGAATTTTATTCAGAGAATGAGTGCGATTGCCACAAAGACAAATCAGTTTCAGGAAGCTATAAAACCATATAAAGCAAAAATTTCTGATACAAGAAAAAGCTGCCCGAATTTCAGGATTTTTGAGAAGTATTCGGTTAAGGCAGGCGGAGGGTTTCCTCATAGATTCGGATTGTATGATGCGGTAATGATTAAAGATAATCATATAAAAGCAGCAGGAAGCATAAAAGAGGCCGTTAAAACCGCAAAACAAAACGTTCCGCACACAATAAAAATTGAAGTAGAAACAGAAAATTTTGCTCAAATTATAGAAGCTGTTGATTCGGGCGCGGATATTATTATGTTTGATAATATGTCTGTCGAAGAAATGAAAAAAGGGGTGGAATTTGTTAATGGGAGGTCTATAACAGAAGCAAGCGGGACTATTAATTTAGAAACAATAAATTTAATAGCATCGTCAGGAGTAGATTATATTTCTACCAGTGCAATTACTGCAAAAGCAGGAATTCTTGATATAGGACTTGATGTATAA
- the pheA gene encoding prephenate dehydratase, with amino-acid sequence MTKNTQIQNVIYLGPAGSYTEIAAESLIADSNYKDFNKTLKSSILQVIEAVDNNKGNIGVVPIENSIEGIVRETLDNLARTTSRVMITGEIVVPISHCLISKSENASKIDKIISKPEAIAQCRYFIDANLKDSVAKISATSTSEAVRQLVDLPENYAAIGTFKAAEIYGLKVIAKKINDEKDNLTRFVSLGSKVPARTGNDKTSIAFSACNQPGSLVDILAVFKENNLNLSYIESRPSKKVFGDYTFFIDFEGHIDDPEVQKTIGKIAPFMNFYRFLGSYPKNSLSS; translated from the coding sequence TTGACAAAAAATACACAAATTCAAAACGTTATATACCTTGGACCTGCAGGTTCATATACAGAAATTGCTGCTGAAAGTTTAATTGCCGATTCGAATTATAAAGATTTTAATAAAACGTTGAAATCTTCAATATTACAGGTTATAGAAGCTGTTGATAATAACAAAGGAAATATAGGCGTTGTCCCGATTGAAAATTCTATTGAAGGTATAGTCAGAGAAACACTGGATAATCTTGCCAGAACGACTTCAAGAGTTATGATTACCGGCGAAATTGTTGTTCCTATTTCGCATTGTTTGATAAGTAAGTCTGAAAATGCTTCAAAAATTGATAAAATTATTTCCAAGCCGGAAGCAATTGCTCAGTGCCGGTATTTTATAGACGCTAATTTAAAAGACAGTGTAGCAAAAATTTCTGCGACAAGCACCTCAGAAGCCGTAAGGCAGCTTGTAGATCTTCCTGAAAATTATGCAGCTATAGGAACTTTCAAAGCGGCAGAAATTTATGGATTAAAAGTAATCGCAAAAAAAATTAACGATGAAAAAGATAATTTAACACGCTTTGTTTCGCTCGGCTCAAAAGTTCCTGCGAGAACAGGAAATGATAAAACTTCCATCGCTTTTTCCGCGTGTAATCAACCAGGTTCTCTTGTTGATATCCTTGCTGTGTTTAAGGAAAATAATTTGAATCTTTCTTACATTGAATCAAGGCCTTCAAAAAAAGTTTTCGGAGATTACACCTTCTTTATTGATTTTGAAGGACATATTGATGATCCTGAAGTGCAGAAAACTATAGGTAAAATTGCTCCGTTTATGAATTTTTACAGGTTTTTAGGTTCGTATCCTAAAAATTCTTTGTCTTCCTGA
- a CDS encoding flagellin, with product MSIVVNTNVNSILVQRSLSSATGEIGKSLQRLSTGSRINKAADDAAGLTISESLRSQARGSQVASQNAQTGVNLLQTAEGDLGIIQDNLQRIRDLSVQASNDTNGTSERTAIQSEVKQRLDEITRLAKGSKFNSINLLDGSKTKLNFQIGANSGSTTNAIDVASSANGTSPLSDATASGLGISITTDQTLATASAASAYIDTIDKAISDVSSRRSTIGSIQNRLDSAIQSLSVKYENMSASESRIRDVDVAKEAASLTKNQILQQASATLLAQANQAPQVALSLI from the coding sequence ATGAGTATTGTTGTCAATACAAACGTTAACTCTATTTTAGTTCAAAGAAGTTTATCATCAGCAACAGGTGAAATTGGAAAATCACTTCAAAGATTATCAACAGGCAGCAGAATCAACAAAGCTGCAGACGATGCTGCAGGCTTAACAATTTCCGAAAGCTTGAGATCACAGGCAAGAGGCTCTCAGGTAGCTTCTCAAAACGCGCAAACAGGCGTTAACCTCTTACAAACGGCAGAAGGCGATCTCGGTATTATTCAAGACAACCTTCAAAGAATAAGAGATCTTTCTGTTCAAGCGTCAAACGATACAAACGGAACAAGTGAAAGAACAGCAATTCAATCAGAAGTTAAACAGCGTTTAGATGAAATTACAAGACTTGCAAAAGGATCTAAATTCAATTCCATTAATTTATTAGACGGAAGTAAAACAAAACTTAACTTCCAAATCGGTGCAAATTCAGGATCTACTACAAACGCTATTGACGTTGCAAGCAGTGCTAACGGCACAAGCCCTCTTAGTGACGCTACCGCATCAGGATTGGGTATCAGTATTACAACAGATCAAACACTTGCGACTGCTTCAGCAGCATCTGCTTACATTGATACAATTGACAAAGCAATTTCTGATGTATCCTCAAGAAGATCAACAATCGGTTCGATACAAAACAGGTTAGATTCAGCTATTCAAAGCTTATCAGTTAAGTATGAAAACATGTCAGCATCCGAATCAAGAATCAGAGACGTAGATGTTGCAAAAGAAGCTGCTTCTTTAACAAAAAACCAGATACTGCAACAGGCTTCCGCTACATTGTTAGCTCAAGCTAATCAAGCACCTCAAGTTGCATTATCTCTTATCTAA
- the rsmI gene encoding 16S rRNA (cytidine(1402)-2'-O)-methyltransferase, translating to MAKNGTLYICPTPIGNLEDITLRAIRILKEVDVIACEDTRITQKLLNHYEIKTQTISYHKFSEKEKSCYLINQLKEGKNIALVSDAGTPLISDPGSELIKDAYLNDIKIIPLPGASSVITALSSGLTSEGSFVFLGFLPRTLNEKEKILSKYSEINIVAFESPNRLIASLKEISVILGDRNVMIARELSKIYEEIKRDKISNIIEYYTHKPLKGEITLVIEGQKEEKTADEQEIIKKIKILKKEGYSTKEISKIISLLTGFPKKEVYNLVLNSESV from the coding sequence ATGGCTAAAAATGGAACACTTTACATCTGCCCGACTCCTATAGGAAATCTTGAAGATATTACTTTAAGAGCAATCAGGATACTAAAAGAAGTTGATGTTATAGCTTGTGAAGATACAAGAATTACTCAAAAGCTGCTTAATCATTACGAAATTAAAACTCAAACAATCAGTTATCATAAATTTAGCGAAAAAGAAAAAAGCTGTTATTTAATAAACCAGCTTAAAGAAGGAAAAAACATAGCCCTTGTTTCTGATGCAGGAACTCCTTTAATTAGCGATCCGGGATCTGAGCTGATTAAAGATGCTTATTTAAATGATATAAAAATAATTCCTCTTCCGGGTGCAAGCTCTGTAATAACTGCTTTGTCTTCGGGTCTGACTTCTGAGGGAAGTTTTGTGTTTTTAGGATTTTTACCAAGAACTTTAAACGAAAAAGAAAAAATTCTGTCTAAATACTCTGAAATAAATATAGTTGCTTTTGAATCTCCGAATAGGCTGATTGCTTCACTAAAAGAAATTTCAGTGATTTTAGGCGACAGAAACGTTATGATTGCCAGAGAGCTTTCTAAAATTTATGAAGAAATAAAAAGAGATAAAATTAGCAATATCATTGAATATTATACGCATAAGCCCCTTAAAGGCGAAATAACTTTAGTTATTGAAGGTCAAAAAGAGGAAAAAACTGCTGACGAACAGGAAATAATCAAAAAAATTAAAATTCTTAAAAAAGAAGGCTATTCAACTAAAGAAATAAGTAAAATTATTTCTTTACTTACGGGCTTTCCCAAAAAAGAAGTCTACAATTTGGTGTTAAATTCAGAATCCGTATAA